From the genome of Malus domestica chromosome 04, GDT2T_hap1, one region includes:
- the LOC103434213 gene encoding diphthine--ammonia ligase: protein MKVVALVSGGKDSCYAMMKCIQYGHQIVAVANLMPADDSVDELDSYMYQTVGHQIVVSYAECMGVPLFRRRIQGSTRHQKLSYRMTPGDEVEDMFILLNEVKRQIPSVTAVSSGAIASDYQRLRVESVCSRLGLVSLAYLWKQDQSLLLQEMITNEILAITVKVAAMGLDPSKHLGKGIAFLQPYLHKLKDLYGINVCGEGGEYETLTLDCPLFVNARIVLDEFQIILHSSDSIAPVGVLHPLAFHLENKAESCSLGSSDHTNQRCQEKKSFLLEVQGDHSQGYDAAHKTDAEVENAVELADYKLHISRTQKGDTFSICCWLQDSCTTSTGLQGDLEAVLKKIESLLVEYGFGWEYVLYIHLYIANMKEFAAANDTYVRYITQGKCPFGVPSRSTIELPLSQVGLGKAYMEVLVANDHSKKVLHVQSISCWAPSCIGPYSQATLHKEILHMAGQLGLDPPTMTLCQGGPIDELEKALENSEAVAKSFNCSISASAIVFVTYCSTKILSSERVKIQEKQVAFLKQTRSFELDLGTNSEAFDPIFLYVLVPDLPKGALVEIKPILFVAEDIEEPTENAKDQSCSSTPGYWGFQHADWHDSCYQSCIVPGKLCTVVLSVSSELASMICLEDKNKEDYQNSFAERQMDRVSRFCIYLLDKIMTENAFSWQDTMYLRLYCPTNLHVSVDALSLMLTNAFNELAEMGRIKTGKEPVFNLIPVLGAGSSSATMNDIITCELLAQKS from the exons ATGAAGGTGGTTGCTTTAGTAAGCGGTGGCAAGGACAGCTGCTATGCCATGATGAAGTGCATCCAATACGGCCACCAG ATTGTTGCAGTGGCAAATTTGATGCCAGCTGATGATTCTGTGGACGAGCTTGATAGCTACATGTATCAAACT GTTGGGCACCAGATAGTCGTCAGCTATGCAGAATGCATGGGAGTCCCGTTGTTCAGAAGGAGAATACAAGGATCCACAAG GCATCAGAAGCTTAGCTATAGAATGACACCTGGCGATGAAGTCGAAGAtatgtttattttgttaaatGAAGTGAAAAGACAGATTCCTTCTGTCACAGCAGTATCCTCTGGTGCTATTGCATCAGATTATCAAAGGCTGCGGGTGGAAAGTGTGTGTTCTAGGTTAGGGCTTGTTTCTCTAGCATACTTGTGGAAACAAGATCAGTCGTTGCTCCTTCAAGAAATG ATAACTAATGAGATTCTAGCAATTACAGTTAAG GTTGCTGCTATGGGGTTGGATCCCTCAAAGCACTTGGGCAAAGGAATAGCATTCTTACAACCCTATCTGCATAAGTTGAAaga TTTGTATGGTATTAATGTATGCGGCGAAGGAGGGGAATATGAAACCTTGACACTGGACTGCCCTCTCTTTGTT aATGCTAGAATTGTGCTGGATGAGTTTCAAATAATACTGCACTCTTCAGATTCCATAGCTCCAGTTGGGGTGCTTCATCCCTTGGCTTTTCATTTGGAAAATAAGGCAGAGTCCTGTAGTTTGGGGAGCAGTGATCATACCAATCAAAGGTGTCAGGAGAAGAAGAGTTTTCTATTGGAGGTGCAAGGAGACCATTCACAAGGATATGATGCTGCACACAAAACTGATGCCGAAGTTGAGAATGCAGTTGAACTTGCTGATTATAAACTTCACATTTCAAGAACACAAAAGGGGGATACATTTTCTATTTGTTGCTGGTTACAAGATTCATGTACGACTTCCACAG GATTGCAAGGAGATCTGGAGGCTGTCCTGAAGAAAATTGAATCACTACTTGTAGAATATGGTTTTGGTTGGGAATATGTTCTCTATATTCATCTTTATATTGCCAACATGAAAGAGTTTGCTGCAGCAAATGATACATATGTGAGGTATATAACTCAAGGTAAGTGCCCCTTTGGTGTTCCATCCCGCAGTACAATTGAACTGCCTTTGTCGCAAGTGGGTTTAGGTAAGGCATACATGGAAGTTTTGGTGGCAAATGACCATTCCAAAAAGGTTCTACATGTACAGAGTATATCTTGCTGGGCACCCAGTTGTATTGGACCTTATAGCCAG GCAACTTTGCATAAGGAGATACTTCACATGGCTGGGCAGTTGGGGCTCGATCCTCCCACAATGACATTATGCCAAGGAGGCCCCATTGACGAGCTGGAAAAGGCACTAGAAAATAGTGAAGCAGTGGCTAAATCCTTTAACTGTTCAATATCAGCCTCAGCTATTGTTTTTGTCACTTACTGTTCAACAAAAATTCTATCGTCAGAGAGAGTTAAAATTCAGGAGAAGCAGGTTGCTTTCCTTAAACAAACAAGGAGCTTTGAGTTGGATCTAGGAACCAATTCTGAAGCATTTGATCCCATTTTTCTATATGTGCTTGTCCCTGATCTACCAAAagg GGCCCTTGTAGAAATTAAGCCCATTTTATTTGTTGCAGAAGATATCGAAGAACCAACTGAGAATGCAAAAGACCAATCCTGCTCAAGCACCCCTGGTTACTGGGGTTTTCAGCATGCAGACTGGCATGATTCTTGCTATCAGAGTTGCATTGTTCCTGGAAAATTATGTACGGTTGTTTTGTCCGTGAGTAGTGAACTTGCTTCAATGATCTGTCTGGAAGACAAGAACAAAGAGGATTATCAAAATTCTTTTGCAGAGAGGCAGATGGATAGAGTATCAAGATTTTGCATATATCTTCTGGATAAAATTATGACGGAGAACGCTTTTTCTTGGCAAGACACAATG TATTTGAGGTTGTATTGTCCAACAAACCTTCATGTATCTGTGGATGCACTCTCACTGATGTTGACTAATGCATTCAATGAACTCGCCGAAATGGGTCGGATCAAGACTGGCAAGGAACCCGTCTTCAACCTCATTCCGGTCTTAGGTGCTGGGAGTTCTTCAGCAACCATGAATGATATAATCACCTGTGAATTATTGGCCCAGAAGTCCTGA
- the LOC103419514 gene encoding uncharacterized protein, which yields MKSESSNSLGTERTVKSVESVEDFSKYSHSPAHLAVARRDYATLKRIISTLPRLAKASDVSTEDESLEAELRADAVSAVIDRRDVPGRETPLHLAVRLRDPSSAEILMAAGADWSLQNENGWSALQEAVCTREEAIAMIIARHYQPLAWAKWCRRLPRIVASTARIRDFYMEISFHFESSVIPFIGRIAPSDTYRIWKRGSNLRADMTLAGFDGFRIQRSDQTFLFLGEGYSSEDGNVNLAPGSLIVLAHKEKEITNALEGAGAQPTEAEVAHEVALMSQTNMFRPGIDVTQAELIPHLNWRRQERTEMVGNWKAKVYDMLHVMVSVKSRRVPGAMTDEELFAVDDEEKVANGGDNDEYDDVLTAEEKKQLDSALRVGNSDGACEDEDNGVSDCHEKGSGGSYENCESNGVVKEKKGWFGWNKKNSKGNDDSEDPKPLKKFSKLAPEGGNQKSLDHQKPSSEFPKDDIADGKKGKDKSSKKKKKKGSTDSKHESEYKKGLRPVLWLTPDFPLKTDELLPLLDILANKVKAIRRLRELLTTKLPPGTFPVKVAIPIVPTIRVLVTFTKFEELQPVEEFSTPLSSPAHFQDAKSKDSEGSSSWMSWVRGSRGGQSSDSESHRYKDEVDPFLVPSDYTWVDANEKKRRMKAKKAKSKKHRRHATAKPAEAGHQASEDVEE from the exons ATGAAGAGTGAAAGCAGCAATAGCTTAGGAACTGAGAGAACAGTTAAATCCGTAGAATCAGTGGAAGATTTTTCCAAATATTCCCACAGTCCAGCTCATTTGGCAGTTGCACGCCGTGACTATGCCACTCTCAAGCGCATTATCTCTACCCTCCCTCGACTTGCCAAGGCCAGTGATGTAAGCACCGAAGATGAATCTCTTGAGGCTGAGCTCCGAGCTGATGCGGTATCTGCTGTCATTGATCGCCGAGACGTTCCTGGTCGTGAGACTCCTCTTCATCTAGCTGTGCGTCTCCGGGACCCAAGCTCAGCGGAGATTTTGATGGCAGCTGGTGCTGATTGGAGTCTTCAAAATGAGAATGGTTGGAGTGCTCTCCAAGAAGCTGTCTGCACTAGAGAGGAAGCAATTGCTATGATCATTGCACGGCACTACCAGCCCCTTGCTTGGGCTAAATGGTGTCGTAGACTTCCCCGTATTGTTGCCTCTACGGCCCGGATTCGTGATTTTTATATGGAGATAAGTTTTCATTTTGAGAGCTCAGTCATCCCGTTTATTGGTCGAATTGCTCCGTCAGATACTTACCGAATTTGGAAGCGTGGTTCTAATCTTCGAGCTGACATGACTCTTGCTGGTTTTGATGGGTTTCGCATTCAAAGGTCTGATCAAACATTTCTGTTTCTTGGAGAGGGCTACTCTTCAGAGGATGGTAATGTGAATTTGGCACCTGGTTCTTTGATTGTTCTTGCACATAAGGAGAAAGAAATCACAAATGCTTTGGAAGGAGCTGGTGCCCAACCAACCGAAGCTGAAGTTGCCCATGAAGTGGCCTTGATGTCCCAGACGAATATGTTTAGGCCGGGCATTGATGTTACTCAGGCCGAGCTTATCCCCCATTTAAATTGGAGGCGACAGGAGAGGACTGAGATGGTTGGAAATTGGAAGGCCAAAGTTTATGATATGCTTCATGTGATGGTGAGTGTGAAGTCAAGGCGGGTTCCAGGTGCTATGACTGATGAGGAACTCTTTGCAGTGGATGATGAAGAAAAGGTGGCAAATGGTGGTGATAATGATGAATATGATGATGTATTGACCGCTGAAGAAAAAAAGCAGTTGGATTCTGCACTTCGTGTGGGGAACTCAGATGGTGCTTGTGAGGATGAGGACAATGGGGTCTCTGACTGCCATGAAAAAGGTTCAGGAGGCTCGTATGAGAACTGTGAATCGAACGGTGTTGTTAAGGAGAAGAAGGGTTGGTTTGGTTGGaacaagaaaaattcaaagggAAACGATGATTCCGAAGATCCAAAGCCTTTGAAGAAGTTCTCAAAGTTGGCCCCAGAAGGTGGCAACCAGAAATCACTTGATCATCAAAAACCATCATCTGAATTCCCTAAAGACGACATTGCAGATGGGAAAAAGGGAAAAGATAAAAGCagtaagaagaaaaagaagaaagggtCGACTGATTCTAAGCATGAGAGTGAGTATAAAAAGGGTTTGAGGCCTGTCTTGTGGTTGACGCCAGATTTCCCGTTGAAAACAGATGAGCTTCTTCCTTTACTAGACATCTTAGCAAACAAGGTCAAGGCTATAAGGCGACTCCGGGAGCTTTTGACCACTAAATTACCCCCTGGCACCTTTCCTGTTAAG GTTGCTATTCCTATTGTCCCAACAATACGAGTTCTTGTAACATTTACCAAATTTGAGGAGCTTCAGCCGGTGGAGGAGTTTTCAACCCCTCTCTCCAGTCCTGCACATTTTCAGGATGCAAAGTCAAAGGACTCAGAAGGATCCTCGTCATGGATGTCATGGGTGAGAGGAAGTCGTGGTGGGCAATCAAGTGACAGTGAAAGCCACCGGTATAAGGATGAAGTTGACCCTTTCCTCGTACCGTCAGACTATACCTGGGTTGATGCCAATGAGAAAAAACGCCGCATGAAGGCCAAGAAAGCCAAGAGCAAGAAACACAGGAGACATGCAACAGCCAAGCCTGCCGAAGCAGGACATCAGGCAAGCGAGGATGTCGAAGAATAG
- the LOC103434215 gene encoding uncharacterized protein isoform X1, whose protein sequence is MEPLNQKSLERAVSQKALQMGSSFPCQICVVGFLCGVCLTSLFLAALTSLGTFEYGGLSFSSISEGSSAGNSSSEFINVVTGTNCSSKRQIRTAKKVDSLRSEEMINDERVTLLYSAWSAVLNESGSGESDLLQRIGVSRSSIPNAPHLENCKLKAQVNERLDKHAENEKYPPWTSWKGLLDRYPAAATNEQSRYFRHQDISEGAYAPWITGSDEENYPLTRKVQRDIWMHQHPLNCGDPSVKFLVADWERLPGFGIGAQIAGMCGLLAIAINENRVLVTNYYNRADHDGCKGSSRSSWSCYFFPETSIQCRNRAFELMGSEEAWKKGTITAKESYNSKQIWVGPTPKIWGDPWSHLQPTTEINGSLVAYHRKMDRRWWRAQAVRYLMRFQTEYTCGLLNVARHAAFGREAAHMVIRSFDGKWPKDVTIDPRSDIEEFVWSSHKPWMPQPLLSMHVRMGDKACEMKVVEFEEYMGLAGRIRKRFPQLKSVWLSTEMQEVIDKSKSYRHWDFYYTNVTRQVGNSTMAAYEMSLGRETSTNYPIVNFLVASEADFFIGALGSTWCFLIDGMRNTGGKVMAGYLSVNKDRFW, encoded by the exons atggaGCCATTAAATCAGAAGTCTCTGGAGAGAGCTGTTTCACAGAAGGCTTTGCAAATGGGGAGTTCATTTCCTTGTCAAATTTGTGTGGTGGGTTTTCTGTGTGGAGTTTGCCTCACTTCTCTCTTTCTTGCTGCACTCACTTCCCTTGGTACTTTTGAGTATGGTGGCCTTTCGTTTTCGTCTATTTCTGAGGGTTCTTCAGCTGGGAATTCAAGCTCAGAGTTCATCA ATGTGGTTACAGGCACAAACTGCAGTTCAAAACGGCAAATCAGAACAGCGAAAAAAGTTGATTCACTGAGAAGTGAAGAAATGATCAATGATGAGAGAGTCACATTACTGTATTCAGCTTGGAGTGCTGTACTAAATGAATCAGGTTCTGGAGAGAGTGACCTCTTGCAGAGAATTGGAGTAAGCAGATCAAGTATTCCAAATGCCCCACATTTGGAAAACTGCAAGTTGAAAGCACAAGTAAACGAGCGCCTTGATAAGCATGCGGAGAACGAGAAGTATCCTCCTTGGACAAGTTGGAAGGGATTGTTGGACAGGTACCCTGCAGCTGCAACTAATGAGCAGTCGAGATACTTTAGGCATCAAGATATATCCGAAGGTGCCTACGCTCCCTGG ATTACAGGGTCCGATGAAGAAAATTATCCCTTGACACGAAAAGTGCAACGAGACATATGGATGCATCAGCATCCTTTGAACTGCGGCGACCCTAGCGTAAAATTTCTTGTAGCTGACTGGGAAAGATTACCAGGATTTGGCATTGGAGCACAGATCGCTGGAATGTGTGGGCTTCTAGCTATTGCAATCAATGAAAACAGGGTCCTTGTCACCAACTACTACAATCGAGCTGACCATGATGGTTGTAAAG GTTCGTCCCGCTCCAGTTGGTCTTGCTACTTCTTTCCAGAAACATCCATACAATGTCGAAATCGTGCTTTTGAGCTTATGGGAAGTGAAGAAGCCTGGAAAAAAGGCACCATTACAGCAAAAGAAAGTTATAACTCAAAGCAAATATGGGTTGGACCTACACCCAA AATATGGGGCGATCCATGGAGTCATTTGCAACCTACGACAGAAATAAATGGGAGTTTGGTTGCTTATCATCGCAAAATGGACCGGAGGTGGTGGAGAGCACAG GCGGTACGATACTTGATGAGATTTCAAACGGAGTACACATGCGGCTTATTGAATGTTGCCCGCCATGCTGCATTTGGAAGGGAAGCTGCCCATATGGTCATCAGAAGTTTTGACGGAAAATGGCCTAAG GATGTTACAATCGACCCAAGGTCTGATATCGAAGAATTTGTTTGGTCTAGTCACAAGCCGTGGATGCCTCAGCCACTCCTTAGCATGCACGTGAGAATGGGAGACAAGGCGTGCGAAATGAAGGTGGTGGAGTTCGAAGAATACATGGGTCTTGCTGGCCGAATAAGAAAGCGCTTCCCGCAGCTCAAGAGTGTGTGGCTCTCTACTGAAATGCAG GAAGTGATAGACAAATCCAAAAGTTACCGTCACTGGGACTTCTACTACACGAACGTGACCCGTCAAGTGGGGAACTCGACAATGGCTGCTTACGAAATGAGTCTTGGAAGGGAGACTAGCACGAACTATCCGATTGTTAATTTCTTGGTGGCAAGTGAAGCTGACTTTTTCATTGGAGCACTGGGTTCAACTTGGTGCTTCCTTATCGATGGAATGAGAAACACCGGCGGGAAGGTTATGGCCGGATACTTAAGCGTTAACAAGGACCGGTTCTGGTAG
- the LOC103434215 gene encoding uncharacterized protein isoform X2: MEPLNQKSLERAVSQKALQMGSSFPCQICVVGFLCGVCLTSLFLAALTSLGTFEYGGLSFSSISEGSSAGNSSSEFISTNCSSKRQIRTAKKVDSLRSEEMINDERVTLLYSAWSAVLNESGSGESDLLQRIGVSRSSIPNAPHLENCKLKAQVNERLDKHAENEKYPPWTSWKGLLDRYPAAATNEQSRYFRHQDISEGAYAPWITGSDEENYPLTRKVQRDIWMHQHPLNCGDPSVKFLVADWERLPGFGIGAQIAGMCGLLAIAINENRVLVTNYYNRADHDGCKGSSRSSWSCYFFPETSIQCRNRAFELMGSEEAWKKGTITAKESYNSKQIWVGPTPKIWGDPWSHLQPTTEINGSLVAYHRKMDRRWWRAQAVRYLMRFQTEYTCGLLNVARHAAFGREAAHMVIRSFDGKWPKDVTIDPRSDIEEFVWSSHKPWMPQPLLSMHVRMGDKACEMKVVEFEEYMGLAGRIRKRFPQLKSVWLSTEMQEVIDKSKSYRHWDFYYTNVTRQVGNSTMAAYEMSLGRETSTNYPIVNFLVASEADFFIGALGSTWCFLIDGMRNTGGKVMAGYLSVNKDRFW; this comes from the exons atggaGCCATTAAATCAGAAGTCTCTGGAGAGAGCTGTTTCACAGAAGGCTTTGCAAATGGGGAGTTCATTTCCTTGTCAAATTTGTGTGGTGGGTTTTCTGTGTGGAGTTTGCCTCACTTCTCTCTTTCTTGCTGCACTCACTTCCCTTGGTACTTTTGAGTATGGTGGCCTTTCGTTTTCGTCTATTTCTGAGGGTTCTTCAGCTGGGAATTCAAGCTCAGAGTTCATCA GCACAAACTGCAGTTCAAAACGGCAAATCAGAACAGCGAAAAAAGTTGATTCACTGAGAAGTGAAGAAATGATCAATGATGAGAGAGTCACATTACTGTATTCAGCTTGGAGTGCTGTACTAAATGAATCAGGTTCTGGAGAGAGTGACCTCTTGCAGAGAATTGGAGTAAGCAGATCAAGTATTCCAAATGCCCCACATTTGGAAAACTGCAAGTTGAAAGCACAAGTAAACGAGCGCCTTGATAAGCATGCGGAGAACGAGAAGTATCCTCCTTGGACAAGTTGGAAGGGATTGTTGGACAGGTACCCTGCAGCTGCAACTAATGAGCAGTCGAGATACTTTAGGCATCAAGATATATCCGAAGGTGCCTACGCTCCCTGG ATTACAGGGTCCGATGAAGAAAATTATCCCTTGACACGAAAAGTGCAACGAGACATATGGATGCATCAGCATCCTTTGAACTGCGGCGACCCTAGCGTAAAATTTCTTGTAGCTGACTGGGAAAGATTACCAGGATTTGGCATTGGAGCACAGATCGCTGGAATGTGTGGGCTTCTAGCTATTGCAATCAATGAAAACAGGGTCCTTGTCACCAACTACTACAATCGAGCTGACCATGATGGTTGTAAAG GTTCGTCCCGCTCCAGTTGGTCTTGCTACTTCTTTCCAGAAACATCCATACAATGTCGAAATCGTGCTTTTGAGCTTATGGGAAGTGAAGAAGCCTGGAAAAAAGGCACCATTACAGCAAAAGAAAGTTATAACTCAAAGCAAATATGGGTTGGACCTACACCCAA AATATGGGGCGATCCATGGAGTCATTTGCAACCTACGACAGAAATAAATGGGAGTTTGGTTGCTTATCATCGCAAAATGGACCGGAGGTGGTGGAGAGCACAG GCGGTACGATACTTGATGAGATTTCAAACGGAGTACACATGCGGCTTATTGAATGTTGCCCGCCATGCTGCATTTGGAAGGGAAGCTGCCCATATGGTCATCAGAAGTTTTGACGGAAAATGGCCTAAG GATGTTACAATCGACCCAAGGTCTGATATCGAAGAATTTGTTTGGTCTAGTCACAAGCCGTGGATGCCTCAGCCACTCCTTAGCATGCACGTGAGAATGGGAGACAAGGCGTGCGAAATGAAGGTGGTGGAGTTCGAAGAATACATGGGTCTTGCTGGCCGAATAAGAAAGCGCTTCCCGCAGCTCAAGAGTGTGTGGCTCTCTACTGAAATGCAG GAAGTGATAGACAAATCCAAAAGTTACCGTCACTGGGACTTCTACTACACGAACGTGACCCGTCAAGTGGGGAACTCGACAATGGCTGCTTACGAAATGAGTCTTGGAAGGGAGACTAGCACGAACTATCCGATTGTTAATTTCTTGGTGGCAAGTGAAGCTGACTTTTTCATTGGAGCACTGGGTTCAACTTGGTGCTTCCTTATCGATGGAATGAGAAACACCGGCGGGAAGGTTATGGCCGGATACTTAAGCGTTAACAAGGACCGGTTCTGGTAG